A genome region from Mercenaria mercenaria strain notata chromosome 11, MADL_Memer_1, whole genome shotgun sequence includes the following:
- the LOC123532024 gene encoding probable T4-type lysozyme 2: protein MKVLFTCFILFGLALAVYSYQCGLTSSDVSSIKGQLRIDEGYKDHIYRDSEGYLTFGIGHLITHSDPEYGKPAGTHVSTSRIDSAFATDFGNAVTTTHSIFHDCSQWPSEVKRIIVNMAFNLGGRLRNFHKFIAAVNGRHWNTAANEMMDSQWYYQVGDRSKRLVARMRAV from the exons ATGAAGGTTCTTTTCACGTGCTTTATCCTGTTTGGTCTCGCATTGGCAGTTTACA GTTACCAATGCGGGCTGACCTCTAGCGACGTCAGTTCTATCAAAGGCCAACTGAGGATTGACGAAGGTTATAAAGACCATATATACCGTGACAGTGAGGGCTACCTTACATTCGGCATTGGGCATCTGATAACCCACAGCGATCCAGAGTATGGCAAACCGGCTGGAACACATGTAAGCACTTCACGAATAGACAGCGCTTTTGCTACAGACTTTGGCAATGCAGTTACTACGACTCATTCCATCTTCCACGACTGCTCCCAATGGCCATCCGAGGTGAAGCGGATCATTGTGAATATGGCGTTTAATCTGGGAGGCAGACTACGTAATTTCCACAAATTCATAGCGGCAGTTAACGGACGGCACTGGAACACCGCTGCAAACGAGATGATGGACAGTCAGTGGTACTATCAGGTCGGAGATAGGTCGAAAAGATTGGTGGCCAGAATGAGAGCTGTCTAG